From Medicago truncatula cultivar Jemalong A17 chromosome 7, MtrunA17r5.0-ANR, whole genome shotgun sequence, a single genomic window includes:
- the LOC11416570 gene encoding UPF0481 protein At3g47200: MANQTRKTEWLNSIITLIESVDYDYVQSCSISVVPEGLKKWNEDAYIPRKVSIGPQFMGWREDLLLIEEVKLRCMLSLIHRGAGAARESLKKCSEAVWELDEKVRASYVTSLKFEQQELAKIMLLDGCFLLELLISKSEGSKGLNSRLKSRLKPSGPAAEVLKDDDVLSDLMLLENQIPILVLHELFQTLFPNVLELDRAKKMQIMEDASTSHQEKHKRIEKLKKETRANKINDLALTVLGYSSIQLPCLHAPHILDLVHFFVNTGTGERETEGEGNNHVLIEDGVVNTESKKLKLKSCALSLQAAGVSFKVLEDRDEAISCFDLMRNYFRGVLVRLRNIIFNTEQVDVAVREVKGLDFNFKFRMGKLEIAQLHITETTKAKWRNVIVWEHHKKNGKSSSSSTQSLTSPIGKFTSSALIFHGLICCSADVIFLKEKKIIVDHTKMSNGELKEFFRTMSFGVDPGIVDSSYVQLVNELNNYSDVFFILRILKLSWHFSICCLERLIKFLKEDYNFVAALLALLSVVQTVYALLAYYLSK, from the coding sequence ATGGCCAATCAAACAAGGAAAACTGAGTGGCTAAACTCTATCATCACATTGATAGAATCTGTAGACTATGATTATGTTCAATCTTGTAGTATTTCGGTGGTTCCAGAAGGACTTAAAAAATGGAATGAGGATGCATACATTCCAAGGAAGGTGTCAATTGGACCACAATTTATGGGATGGAGAGAAGACCTTCTGCTCATAGAAGAAGTCAAATTACGCTGCATGTTGTCTCTTATTCATAGAGGAGCAGGTGCAGCACGTGAAAGCTTGAAGAAATGCAGTGAAGCAGTTTGGGAATTAGATGAAAAGGTTCGTGCAAGTTATGTGACCTCGCTAAAATTTGAACAACAGGAACTCGCTAAAATTATGTTATTGGATGGATGTTTTCTGTTAGAGCTTCTCATATCAAAGTCAGAGGGATCAAAGGGATTAAATTCTCGACTTAAAAGCCGTTTAAAGCCATCTGGTCCGGCAGCTGAAGTCCTAAAAGACGATGATGTTTTGTCTGATCTAATGTTGTTGGAGAACCAGATCCCAATTCTGGTTCTTCATGAGTTGTTTCAAACACTTTTTCCAAATGTGCTCGAACTTGATAGGGCAAAGAAAATGCAGATTATGGAAGATGCATCTACCTCTCATCAAGAGAAACATAAGAGGATAGAGAAGTTGAAGAAGGAGACGAGGGCAAATAAAATTAACGATCTTGCCCTCACTGTCTTAGGATATTCTTCTATTCAGTTACCGTGTCTCCATGCCCCTCACATTCTTGATCTTGTCCACTTCTTTGTTAACACGGGGACAGGTGAGAGAGAAACCGAAGGAGAAGGCAATAATCATGTACTTATTGAAGATGGCGTTGTGAATACTGAGTCTAAGAAACTAAAGTTAAAGAGTTGTGCTTTGAGTCTCCAGGCTGCAGGGGTAAGTTTCAAAGTTCTTGAAGATAGAGATGAAGCGATTTCTTGCTTCGATTTGATGAGGAATTATTTTCGTGGTGTACTCGTAAGGCTTcgtaacatcatattcaatactGAGCAAGTGGATGTGGCGGTAAGGGAAGTGAAAGGTTTGGACTTCAATTTTAAGTTCAGAATGGGGAAACTCGAAATTGCACAGTTGCATATCACAGAAACAACGAAAGCAAAGTGGCGCAATGTCATTGTTTGGGAGCATCATAAAAAGAATGGGAAAAGTTCTTCGTCTTCAACCCAGAGCCTCACTAGTCCCATCGGCAAATTTACTTCGTCTGCGTTGATTTTCCATGGGTTAATTTGTTGCTCGGCTGATGTAATTTTtctgaaggaaaagaaaatcattGTGGATCATACGAAGATGAGTAATGGTGAGTTGAAAGAGTTTTTCCGTACCATGTCGTTTGGAGTTGATCCTGGGATAGTTGATTCCAGTTATGTTCAACTAGTTAATGAATTGAACAACTACTCTGATGTGTTTTTCATATTAAGGATCTTGAAATTATCGTGGCATTTTTCCATATGTTGTCTAGAACGGCTTATCAAGTTTTTGAAAGAAGATTACAACTTTGTTGCTGCACTGCTTGCTCTACTTAGTGTTGTGCAGACTGTTTATGCACTCCTAGCCTATTATCTCAGCAAGTAG
- the LOC11405850 gene encoding uncharacterized protein, whose product MGEGDHKRNSYPSDYEHGVRKARYNEMHKQGRKPESNSPPSNPLHNQETAISNLTNQGSIITKKFDPESSAIRVSLEVNKGEYNLNLRSVPTDNAMAEHAHTAAVLVSQGELLRKLGLKLLSKL is encoded by the exons ATGGGTGAAGGCGATCATAAGAGAAATAGTTATCCTTCGGATTATGAGCATGGAGTCAGAAAAGCTAGGTACAATGAGATGCACAAACAAGGGCGTAAACCAGAATCCAATTCTCCCCCCTCCAATCCTCTGCACAATCAAGAAACAGCGATCTCCAATCTTACAAATCAAGGATCAATAATAACAA AGAAATTCGACCCTGAATCGTCAGCAATTCGGGTAAGTCTGGAGGTGAACAAGGGAGAGTATAATCTGAATCTCAGAAGTGTTCCAACAGACAATGCGATGGCAGAGCATGCACACACCGCAGCTGTGTTGGTGTCTCAAGGAGAACTCCTTCGCAAACTTGGCCTGAAATTGCTTTCCAAGTTATGA